A genomic region of Bactrocera dorsalis isolate Fly_Bdor chromosome 3, ASM2337382v1, whole genome shotgun sequence contains the following coding sequences:
- the LOC105226827 gene encoding patronin isoform X18 produces MMDAGQQETRQAHHRASVKWLLAKAFNNNIPDNLREPFYTDHDNQERLKPQIVVEMGNATLYCQTLSNIYSDPNYQSLNHWSILQTLSRKGVPVAESPEMPLTETVLIQTNPLRINAHMSVIQSLMTLYAKEITSGDRIANAVARITGNNGQTLPHDQPFDQLLLLWISHACTSLKKRIARDVELGATDENGVRLQVPNIPAVHDYQSLCDGVCLALFISYYCPKALPWTLVRINYLPAVEDSVHNVSLVSNFCQKHLPYNVFHMMPEDVTYMRNSMKLNLVVLLADLFLLFEIHPAKCVCYPGMDAPEIISKRYFGVNEHGICHRRGLTMQPVIPIPDLRSDSDSNYGSPTNRPPFQVSNSASSEVVYGNNTATIMQNAGLRNSENEAFVVHKSRGVTTLSSLHSQQQQHNQQQQEPLVPARLRQSKEKSNIETKADERGRRSRRNSSSEDSQLTIENFGGSQDQLNAVGRFERERERERERKLSNVSVEPAVAVRSSIADARGTLQLGYDTDSGSEKQDRETEKYLMKRHASTDNVNMNASNTQLNSIVSTVSSPMPSTRRQHPIEKDNLEEQYAERKDSSTNDYEQTLTRRSTQSSGSSKVEAWNNSKIDPYDDDLRTLENASKLSNIRMKLEEKRLRIEQDKRRIEMALLRHQEKLAREDLDASSEVLKWETLSNDSNRTPDLDPLDLDKYQQSLAIMNMNLQDIQQDIQKLTVQQNQIQAQQLQAQQLMHAQHMANMLNQPPYGSQQHLSDNFNQMQMQQQQHNFGSTPHLAHSPYNPHANLYNSRPPSRDPYQQQQQQQMPSMPMQYINEHGQYVSPQQPPPMMQQQPHYMQPQKLYNDNMVPYNNHVYGGPPGPPQYAPHHNQTPPQYMNRASMYDDYGRDPSSPQPNPMYPHEMSPQPAQPQRRTWNQSVYEQQQQQQQYQQSQAPLVDVNAWQQQKQRSTLPMDGNYTWKKSNQMAGNSGREGGFVLHQNDGGGEYQHLFRSSPQHMQHNSNDGGGGGGGGGLQRQHSITNMPMTTKQAPPTAATSSSNSSGGQQMCDDMMAPQSICFIGDEDDVEELERNIIESMQHTRIADYAHQQQQYQMQQQQQQQQQQHYQQHGSDGSYDGGNELLPQKLHITSGNLTYRIPSPSRPAVNANSFQDPRDAKTEKGFYISFDDNQPKRPKPPLRAKRSPKKERSMDSTDHQAVSGIKMEPLNRSHSISEDNNPTYNGGTLLRQYAGGVGNMDTLKNGGKMNDINTATYNKYTDAPIQLRHDDLNSQKAPVAQPRSPVHQFSVSATAAALSSSPPITRSHQTTNAAGAGGSSSQAKALVIGTDVSNLDRESIDEMERRKEKIMLQSLQRRQQQEEAKARKEIEAARKREMEREKEEEKARKKEEQMARRAAILEQHRLKKAIEEAEREGKTLDRELTMKQSAQNSTTPRLRQTRPTRPRPKTIHVDDGSVDLSEASSISSRSKKGSSTNLTAYGTLSNSNTLRRDFYRGSHDSLTVKESPDEYPSTSSTPIGRRGSYKASREPTVDRGRSRISVAKGSSLNFRGRKSNSLMNLCGPKLYKQPAAKSNRGIILNAVEYCVFPGAVNREAKQKVLEKIARSEAKHFLVLFRDAGCQFRALYSYVPEMDQVTKLYGTGPSQVDEVMFDKFFKYNSGGKCFSQVHTKHLTVTIDAFTIHNSLWQGKKVHLPSKKDMALVI; encoded by the exons ATGATGGATGCTGGACAGCAAGAAACTAGACAG GCACATCATCGTGCTTCCGTGAAGTGGCTGCTCGCCAAAGCCTTCAACAATAATATTCCAGACAATTTGCGTGAACCCTTCTATACCGATCATGACAATCAGGAACGGCTGAAACCGCAAATTGTTGTGGAAATGGGAAATGCAACGCTATACTGCCAGACATTATCCAACATATATTCGGATCCGAATTATCAAAGTctgaatcattggtccatattgcAGACATTGTCACGTAAGGGTGTGCCAGTCGCTGAGTCACCAGAGATGCCATTAACCGAAACGGTTTTGATACAAACAAATCCTTTGAGGATa AACGCCCACATGTCCGTGATTCAATCACTAATGACTTTGTACGCAAAGGAAATAACTTCGGGCGATCGCATAGCTAACGCTGTTGCCAG AATTACAGGTAATAATGGTCAAACGTTACCACACGATCAGCCATTCGATCAGCTGCTGTTGCTGTGGATCTCACATGCGTGTACTTCGTTGAAGAAACGTATAGCCCGTGATGTCGAATTGGGCGCAACGGATGAAAAT GGCGTGCGCCTACAAGTGCCCAACATTCCAGCAGTGCACGATTATCAGAGCTTATGTGATGGCGTTTGTTTAGCTTTATTTATATCGTATTATTGCCCGAAAGCGCTACCATGGACGCTTGTCCGTATTAATTACTTACCAGCCGTCGAGGATTCCGTACACAATGTGTCTTTAGTCAgcaatttttgtcaaaaacatTTGCCATATAATGTGTTCCATATGATGCCCGAAGATGTTACATACATGCGCAA TTCAATGAAGCTGAATTTAGTTGTACTTTTGGCGGATTTATTTCTACTCTTCGAAATCCATCCTGCAAAATGTGTTTGCTATCCAGGCATGGATGCGCCAG AGATCATCAGTAAGCGTTACTTTGGCGTTAATGAGCATGGAATATGTCATCGCAGGGGTCTCACAATGCAGCCCGTCATACCAATTCCAGATCTGAGAAGCGATTCAGATTCGAATTATGGCTCGCCAACGAATCGACCTCCATTTCAAG ttTCGAATTCGGCCTCGTCAGAAGTAGTGTATGGAAATAATACTGCAACAATAATGCAAAATGCGGGGTTAAGAAATTCGGAAAACGAAG CATTTGTTGTTCATAAGTCACGTGGCGTTACAACCCTATCGTCGTTGcactcacaacaacaacaacacaatcaaCAGCAACAGGAGCCATTGGTTCCCGCACGTTTGCGTCAAtcgaaagaaaaatcaaatatcgAGACTAAGGCTGATGAAAGAG GACGACGCTCACGCCGAAACTCATCCAGCGAAGACTCACAATTGACAATTGAGAATTTCGGTGGCTCTCAAGATCAATTGAATGCGGTCGGACGTTTTGAGCGCGAGCGTGAGCGTGAACGCGAACGCAAGCTATCCAATGTTAGTGTGG AACCCGCTGTCGCCGTACGCTCCTCCATTGCCGATGCACGCGGCACGCTACAACTTGGCTACGATACCGATTCGGGTTCGGAGAAACAGGATCGTGAgaccgaaaaatatttaatgaagcGGCATGCAAG CACCGATAATGTCAACATGAATGCCTCCAATACTCAACTGAACAGCATTGTCAGCACGGTTAGCAGTCCGATGCCCTCGACACGCCGTCAACACCCCATTGAAAAAGACAATCTGGAAGAGCAGTATGCCGAACGCAAGGACAGCAGCACGAATGATTATGAGCAAACGTTGACCAGACGCTCAACACAAAGTTCTGGCTCAAGCAAAGTGGAGGCTTGGAATAATAGTAAAATTG ATCCCTACGACGATGATCTGCGCACGCTGGAGAACGCTTCCAAATTGTCCAATATACGCATGAAACTCGAAGAGAAGCGTTTACGCATCGAACAGGATAAGCGACGCATTGAAATGGCCTTGTTGCGTCATCAGGAAAAG cttgCACGCGAGGATTTGGATGCCTCGTCGGAGGTGTTGAAATGGGAGACATTGAGTAACGATTCCAATCGCACGCCAGATCTTGATCCGCTCGACTTGGATAAGTATCAG CAAAGTCTGGCTATTATGAATATGAATTTACAGGATATACAACAGGATATTCAAAAGCTAACAGTCCAACAAAACCAAATACAAGCACAACAATTGCAAGCGCAACAACTGATGCACGCACAGCATATGGCCAACATGTTGAATCAG CCACCGTACGGTTCACAACAACATCTCAGCGACAATTTCaatcaaatgcaaatgcaacaacaacagcacaatttCGGTTCGACACCACATCTTGCACATTCCCCATACAATCCACATGCCAATCTCTACAACTCGCGTCCGCCCAGTCGCGATccctaccaacaacaacaacagcaacaaatgccATCAATGCCAATGCAATATATAAACGAACACGGGCAATATGTGTCGCCACAGCAGCCGCCACCAAtgatgcaacaacaaccacactaTATGCAACCACAGAAGTTATATAACGATAATATGGTTCCTTACAACAACCACGTATACGGTGGACCACCCGGTCCGCCACAATACGCACCACACCACAACCAAACGCCACCACAATACATGAATCGGGCCAGCATGTACGATGATTACGGCCGTGATCCGAGCTCACCACAACCGAATCCCATGTATCCGCATGAAATGTCGCCGCAACCAGCGCAACCGCAACGACGGACGTGGAATCAGTCGGTGTacgagcagcagcaacaacaacaacagtatcaGCAGTCGCAAGCGCCTTTGGTGGATGTGAATGCCTggcaacagcaaaagcaacgTTCAACGCTGCCCATGGACGGCAACTACACTTGGAAGAAGTCCAATCAAATGGCGGGCAACAGTGGACGTGAAGGTGGATTTGTGTTGCACCAAAACGATGGCGGTGGTGAGTATCAGCATCTCTTCCGCTCCTCACCGCAGCACATGCAACACAACAGCAAcgatggcggcggcggcggtggcggtggcggtcTGCAGCGTCAACACTCCATCACCAATATGCCAATGACAACGAAACAAGCGCCGCCAACAGCGGCGACGTCTTCCTCAAATTCTTCGGGTGGCCAACAAATGTGCGATGATATGATGGCGCCACAGAGCATATGCTTTATTGGCGATGAGGATGATGTGGAGGAGTTGGAACGTAATATAATCGAATCGATGCAGCATACGCGCATCGCCGACTATGcacaccagcagcagcagtatcaaatgcagcagcagcaacagcaacaacaacagcaacactatCAACAGCACGGCAGTGACGGCAGCTACGACGGTGGCAACGAGCTGTTGCCGCAAAAGTTGCACATAACCAGCGGCAACCTCACCTATCGCATACCGTCGCCGTCCAGACCCGCTGTCAACGCCAACAGTTTTCAG GATCCACGCGATGCGAAAACCGAGAAAGGCTTTTACATTTCATTCGACGATAACCAACCCAAGCGCCCGAAACCACCCTTGCGTGCGAAACGTTCGCCGAAGAAGGAGCGTAGCATGGATAGCACCGATCACCAGGCGGTGTCCGGCATCAAAATGGAACCACTCAATCGTTCGCACAGCATCAGCGAAGACAACAACCCAACCTACAATGGTGGCACGCTGTTGCGTCAGTACGCCGGTGGCGTTGGCAATATGGATACGCTTAAGAATGGTGGCAAAATGAACGACATTAATACGGCTACATACAATAAGTACACGGATGCGCCTATACAGTTACGCCATGATGACCTCAATAGCCAAAAAGCGCCAGTAGCGCAACCACGTTCGCCCGTACATCAATTCAGTGTGTCTGCGACGGCGGCGGCACTGTCGTCCTCACCGCCCATAACGCGTAGTCATCAAACTACAAATGCTGCCGGTGCGGGTGGTAGCAGTAGTCAGGCGAAGGCGTTGGTCATCGGCACCGATGTGAGCAACTTGGATCGG GAATCTATCGATGAAATGGAGCGTCGCAAAGAAAAAATCATGCTGCAGTCACTACAGCGCCGCCAACAGCAAGAGGAGGCGAAGGCGCGTAAAGAAATCGAAGCGGCACGCAAGCGTGAAATGGAGCGTGAGAAGGAAGAGGAGAAGGCGCGCAAGAAAGAAGAACAAATGGCGCGACGAGCGGCAATTTTGGAACAACATCGATTGAAAAAGGCCATCGAAGAGGCCGAACGGGAG GGTAAGACGCTTGATCGCGAATTAACAATGAAACAGTCAGCACAGAATTCCACAACGCCACGTCTGCGTCAAACGCGTCCCACACGGCCACGTCCCAAGACCATACATGTCGATGACGGTTCTGTGGACTTGAGTGAGGCATCGAGTATTTCTAGTCGTAGTAAAAAAGGTTCTAGTACCAATCTAACAG CCTACGGTACATTGAGCAATTCCAACACGCTGAGAAGAGATTTTTATAGAGGCTCGCACGATTCTCTAACTGTGAAAG AATCACCTGATGAATACCCAAGCACAAGTTCGACACCGATTGGGCGCAGGGGATCATATAAAGCATCAAGAG AACCAACCGTCGATCGAGGCCGTTCACGTATATCTGTAGCTAAAGGAAGTAGCCTTAATTTCCGTGGTCGCAAGTCGAATTCGCTAATGAATCTGTGTG GTCCGAAACTGTATAAGCAACCAGCCGCCAAATCGAATCGTGGAATCATATTGAATGCCGTCGAATATTGCGTTTTTCCCGGTGCGGTGAATCGTGAGGCCAAACAAAAAGTACTCGAGAAGATTGCACGCTCCGAAGCGAAACATTTTCTCGTGCTCTTCCGCGATGCCGGCTGTCAATTCCGTGCATTGTACAGCTATGTGCCCGAAATGGATCAAGTAACCAAATTGTACGGTACGGGACCTAGTCAAGTGGATGAAGTCATGTTTGACAAATTCTTCAA atACAACTCAGGCGGCAAATGCTTTTCACAAGTCCATACAAAACATCTAACGGTCACCATCGATGCATTTACGATTCACAACTCGCTGTGGCAGGGCAAGAAGGTGCATTTGCCCAGTAAAAAGGATATGGCGTTAGTTATATAA
- the LOC105226827 gene encoding patronin isoform X13 codes for MMDAGQQETRQAHHRASVKWLLAKAFNNNIPDNLREPFYTDHDNQERLKPQIVVEMGNATLYCQTLSNIYSDPNYQSLNHWSILQTLSRKGVPVAESPEMPLTETVLIQTNPLRINAHMSVIQSLMTLYAKEITSGDRIANAVARITGNNGQTLPHDQPFDQLLLLWISHACTSLKKRIARDVELGATDENGVRLQVPNIPAVHDYQSLCDGVCLALFISYYCPKALPWTLVRINYLPAVEDSVHNVSLVSNFCQKHLPYNVFHMMPEDVTYMRNSMKLNLVVLLADLFLLFEIHPAKCVCYPGMDAPEIISKRYFGVNEHGICHRRGLTMQPVIPIPDLRSDSDSNYGSPTNRPPFQGDYVPAGRPSNWEQNRRPSYAGRRSRRNSSSEDSQLTIENFGGSQDQLNAVGRFERERERERERKLSNVSVEPAVAVRSSIADARGTLQLGYDTDSGSEKQDRETEKYLMKRHASTDNVNMNASNTQLNSIVSTVSSPMPSTRRQHPIEKDNLEEQYAERKDSSTNDYEQTLTRRSTQSSGSSKVEAWNNSKIDPYDDDLRTLENASKLSNIRMKLEEKRLRIEQDKRRIEMALLRHQEKLAREDLDASSEVLKWETLSNDSNRTPDLDPLDLDKYQQSLAIMNMNLQDIQQDIQKLTVQQNQIQAQQLQAQQLMHAQHMANMLNQPPYGSQQHLSDNFNQMQMQQQQHNFGSTPHLAHSPYNPHANLYNSRPPSRDPYQQQQQQQMPSMPMQYINEHGQYVSPQQPPPMMQQQPHYMQPQKLYNDNMVPYNNHVYGGPPGPPQYAPHHNQTPPQYMNRASMYDDYGRDPSSPQPNPMYPHEMSPQPAQPQRRTWNQSVYEQQQQQQQYQQSQAPLVDVNAWQQQKQRSTLPMDGNYTWKKSNQMAGNSGREGGFVLHQNDGGGEYQHLFRSSPQHMQHNSNDGGGGGGGGGLQRQHSITNMPMTTKQAPPTAATSSSNSSGGQQMCDDMMAPQSICFIGDEDDVEELERNIIESMQHTRIADYAHQQQQYQMQQQQQQQQQQHYQQHGSDGSYDGGNELLPQKLHITSGNLTYRIPSPSRPAVNANSFQDPRDAKTEKGFYISFDDNQPKRPKPPLRAKRSPKKERSMDSTDHQAVSGIKMEPLNRSHSISEDNNPTYNGGTLLRQYAGGVGNMDTLKNGGKMNDINTATYNKYTDAPIQLRHDDLNSQKAPVAQPRSPVHQFSVSATAAALSSSPPITRSHQTTNAAGAGGSSSQAKALVIGTDVSNLDRESIDEMERRKEKIMLQSLQRRQQQEEAKARKEIEAARKREMEREKEEEKARKKEEQMARRAAILEQHRLKKAIEEAEREGKTLDRELTMKQSAQNSTTPRLRQTRPTRPRPKTIHVDDGSVDLSEASSISSRSKKGSSTNLTAYGTLSNSNTLRRDFYRGSHDSLTVKESPDEYPSTSSTPIGRRGSYKASREPTVDRGRSRISVAKGSSLNFRGRKSNSLMNLCDTDSGLGRATPPRRAPSPGMASGRHMPSPSGPGSLPPGLISKRRGFDDGSGLLSANLGSMEYSGPKLYKQPAAKSNRGIILNAVEYCVFPGAVNREAKQKVLEKIARSEAKHFLVLFRDAGCQFRALYSYVPEMDQVTKLYGTGPSQVDEVMFDKFFKYNSGGKCFSQVHTKHLTVTIDAFTIHNSLWQGKKVHLPSKKDMALVI; via the exons ATGATGGATGCTGGACAGCAAGAAACTAGACAG GCACATCATCGTGCTTCCGTGAAGTGGCTGCTCGCCAAAGCCTTCAACAATAATATTCCAGACAATTTGCGTGAACCCTTCTATACCGATCATGACAATCAGGAACGGCTGAAACCGCAAATTGTTGTGGAAATGGGAAATGCAACGCTATACTGCCAGACATTATCCAACATATATTCGGATCCGAATTATCAAAGTctgaatcattggtccatattgcAGACATTGTCACGTAAGGGTGTGCCAGTCGCTGAGTCACCAGAGATGCCATTAACCGAAACGGTTTTGATACAAACAAATCCTTTGAGGATa AACGCCCACATGTCCGTGATTCAATCACTAATGACTTTGTACGCAAAGGAAATAACTTCGGGCGATCGCATAGCTAACGCTGTTGCCAG AATTACAGGTAATAATGGTCAAACGTTACCACACGATCAGCCATTCGATCAGCTGCTGTTGCTGTGGATCTCACATGCGTGTACTTCGTTGAAGAAACGTATAGCCCGTGATGTCGAATTGGGCGCAACGGATGAAAAT GGCGTGCGCCTACAAGTGCCCAACATTCCAGCAGTGCACGATTATCAGAGCTTATGTGATGGCGTTTGTTTAGCTTTATTTATATCGTATTATTGCCCGAAAGCGCTACCATGGACGCTTGTCCGTATTAATTACTTACCAGCCGTCGAGGATTCCGTACACAATGTGTCTTTAGTCAgcaatttttgtcaaaaacatTTGCCATATAATGTGTTCCATATGATGCCCGAAGATGTTACATACATGCGCAA TTCAATGAAGCTGAATTTAGTTGTACTTTTGGCGGATTTATTTCTACTCTTCGAAATCCATCCTGCAAAATGTGTTTGCTATCCAGGCATGGATGCGCCAG AGATCATCAGTAAGCGTTACTTTGGCGTTAATGAGCATGGAATATGTCATCGCAGGGGTCTCACAATGCAGCCCGTCATACCAATTCCAGATCTGAGAAGCGATTCAGATTCGAATTATGGCTCGCCAACGAATCGACCTCCATTTCAAG GTGATTACGTACCGGCAGGCAGACCCAGCAATTGGGAACAAAATCGGCGTCCTAGTTATGCAG GACGACGCTCACGCCGAAACTCATCCAGCGAAGACTCACAATTGACAATTGAGAATTTCGGTGGCTCTCAAGATCAATTGAATGCGGTCGGACGTTTTGAGCGCGAGCGTGAGCGTGAACGCGAACGCAAGCTATCCAATGTTAGTGTGG AACCCGCTGTCGCCGTACGCTCCTCCATTGCCGATGCACGCGGCACGCTACAACTTGGCTACGATACCGATTCGGGTTCGGAGAAACAGGATCGTGAgaccgaaaaatatttaatgaagcGGCATGCAAG CACCGATAATGTCAACATGAATGCCTCCAATACTCAACTGAACAGCATTGTCAGCACGGTTAGCAGTCCGATGCCCTCGACACGCCGTCAACACCCCATTGAAAAAGACAATCTGGAAGAGCAGTATGCCGAACGCAAGGACAGCAGCACGAATGATTATGAGCAAACGTTGACCAGACGCTCAACACAAAGTTCTGGCTCAAGCAAAGTGGAGGCTTGGAATAATAGTAAAATTG ATCCCTACGACGATGATCTGCGCACGCTGGAGAACGCTTCCAAATTGTCCAATATACGCATGAAACTCGAAGAGAAGCGTTTACGCATCGAACAGGATAAGCGACGCATTGAAATGGCCTTGTTGCGTCATCAGGAAAAG cttgCACGCGAGGATTTGGATGCCTCGTCGGAGGTGTTGAAATGGGAGACATTGAGTAACGATTCCAATCGCACGCCAGATCTTGATCCGCTCGACTTGGATAAGTATCAG CAAAGTCTGGCTATTATGAATATGAATTTACAGGATATACAACAGGATATTCAAAAGCTAACAGTCCAACAAAACCAAATACAAGCACAACAATTGCAAGCGCAACAACTGATGCACGCACAGCATATGGCCAACATGTTGAATCAG CCACCGTACGGTTCACAACAACATCTCAGCGACAATTTCaatcaaatgcaaatgcaacaacaacagcacaatttCGGTTCGACACCACATCTTGCACATTCCCCATACAATCCACATGCCAATCTCTACAACTCGCGTCCGCCCAGTCGCGATccctaccaacaacaacaacagcaacaaatgccATCAATGCCAATGCAATATATAAACGAACACGGGCAATATGTGTCGCCACAGCAGCCGCCACCAAtgatgcaacaacaaccacactaTATGCAACCACAGAAGTTATATAACGATAATATGGTTCCTTACAACAACCACGTATACGGTGGACCACCCGGTCCGCCACAATACGCACCACACCACAACCAAACGCCACCACAATACATGAATCGGGCCAGCATGTACGATGATTACGGCCGTGATCCGAGCTCACCACAACCGAATCCCATGTATCCGCATGAAATGTCGCCGCAACCAGCGCAACCGCAACGACGGACGTGGAATCAGTCGGTGTacgagcagcagcaacaacaacaacagtatcaGCAGTCGCAAGCGCCTTTGGTGGATGTGAATGCCTggcaacagcaaaagcaacgTTCAACGCTGCCCATGGACGGCAACTACACTTGGAAGAAGTCCAATCAAATGGCGGGCAACAGTGGACGTGAAGGTGGATTTGTGTTGCACCAAAACGATGGCGGTGGTGAGTATCAGCATCTCTTCCGCTCCTCACCGCAGCACATGCAACACAACAGCAAcgatggcggcggcggcggtggcggtggcggtcTGCAGCGTCAACACTCCATCACCAATATGCCAATGACAACGAAACAAGCGCCGCCAACAGCGGCGACGTCTTCCTCAAATTCTTCGGGTGGCCAACAAATGTGCGATGATATGATGGCGCCACAGAGCATATGCTTTATTGGCGATGAGGATGATGTGGAGGAGTTGGAACGTAATATAATCGAATCGATGCAGCATACGCGCATCGCCGACTATGcacaccagcagcagcagtatcaaatgcagcagcagcaacagcaacaacaacagcaacactatCAACAGCACGGCAGTGACGGCAGCTACGACGGTGGCAACGAGCTGTTGCCGCAAAAGTTGCACATAACCAGCGGCAACCTCACCTATCGCATACCGTCGCCGTCCAGACCCGCTGTCAACGCCAACAGTTTTCAG GATCCACGCGATGCGAAAACCGAGAAAGGCTTTTACATTTCATTCGACGATAACCAACCCAAGCGCCCGAAACCACCCTTGCGTGCGAAACGTTCGCCGAAGAAGGAGCGTAGCATGGATAGCACCGATCACCAGGCGGTGTCCGGCATCAAAATGGAACCACTCAATCGTTCGCACAGCATCAGCGAAGACAACAACCCAACCTACAATGGTGGCACGCTGTTGCGTCAGTACGCCGGTGGCGTTGGCAATATGGATACGCTTAAGAATGGTGGCAAAATGAACGACATTAATACGGCTACATACAATAAGTACACGGATGCGCCTATACAGTTACGCCATGATGACCTCAATAGCCAAAAAGCGCCAGTAGCGCAACCACGTTCGCCCGTACATCAATTCAGTGTGTCTGCGACGGCGGCGGCACTGTCGTCCTCACCGCCCATAACGCGTAGTCATCAAACTACAAATGCTGCCGGTGCGGGTGGTAGCAGTAGTCAGGCGAAGGCGTTGGTCATCGGCACCGATGTGAGCAACTTGGATCGG GAATCTATCGATGAAATGGAGCGTCGCAAAGAAAAAATCATGCTGCAGTCACTACAGCGCCGCCAACAGCAAGAGGAGGCGAAGGCGCGTAAAGAAATCGAAGCGGCACGCAAGCGTGAAATGGAGCGTGAGAAGGAAGAGGAGAAGGCGCGCAAGAAAGAAGAACAAATGGCGCGACGAGCGGCAATTTTGGAACAACATCGATTGAAAAAGGCCATCGAAGAGGCCGAACGGGAG GGTAAGACGCTTGATCGCGAATTAACAATGAAACAGTCAGCACAGAATTCCACAACGCCACGTCTGCGTCAAACGCGTCCCACACGGCCACGTCCCAAGACCATACATGTCGATGACGGTTCTGTGGACTTGAGTGAGGCATCGAGTATTTCTAGTCGTAGTAAAAAAGGTTCTAGTACCAATCTAACAG CCTACGGTACATTGAGCAATTCCAACACGCTGAGAAGAGATTTTTATAGAGGCTCGCACGATTCTCTAACTGTGAAAG AATCACCTGATGAATACCCAAGCACAAGTTCGACACCGATTGGGCGCAGGGGATCATATAAAGCATCAAGAG AACCAACCGTCGATCGAGGCCGTTCACGTATATCTGTAGCTAAAGGAAGTAGCCTTAATTTCCGTGGTCGCAAGTCGAATTCGCTAATGAATCTGTGTG ATACAGATTCGGGATTGGGTCGTGCCACACCGCCACGTCGTGCGCCATCGCCGGGCATGGCCTCAGGTAGGCATATGCCGTCGCCATCCGGACCGGGCTCACTGCCACCAGGTTTGATATCGAAACGACGCGGCTTCGATGATGGATCGGGCCTGCTATCGGCCAATCTAGGCTCAATGGAATATTCgg GTCCGAAACTGTATAAGCAACCAGCCGCCAAATCGAATCGTGGAATCATATTGAATGCCGTCGAATATTGCGTTTTTCCCGGTGCGGTGAATCGTGAGGCCAAACAAAAAGTACTCGAGAAGATTGCACGCTCCGAAGCGAAACATTTTCTCGTGCTCTTCCGCGATGCCGGCTGTCAATTCCGTGCATTGTACAGCTATGTGCCCGAAATGGATCAAGTAACCAAATTGTACGGTACGGGACCTAGTCAAGTGGATGAAGTCATGTTTGACAAATTCTTCAA atACAACTCAGGCGGCAAATGCTTTTCACAAGTCCATACAAAACATCTAACGGTCACCATCGATGCATTTACGATTCACAACTCGCTGTGGCAGGGCAAGAAGGTGCATTTGCCCAGTAAAAAGGATATGGCGTTAGTTATATAA